From the genome of Bombus huntii isolate Logan2020A chromosome 14, iyBomHunt1.1, whole genome shotgun sequence, one region includes:
- the LOC126873424 gene encoding uncharacterized protein LOC126873424 → MSKDTKFFTRPKVRFCQPDTGKSITKELKSLTDQNGIKDKPKILSVVRLDKPVKLVKSNEISGNQENKSSKLVDNASNFTLHANASPCSIGTSSSLDKNTIKTENQNPLNDANNSQNIKANIKEVNIPKISIKLPNNDITVSTDSPIAQSESLDKTLKSKNSDKINGSKKEYTKGRREKENKSTVVKKNIKTVTTKSTDLDILKHKNRLSSAGTGTKKLNVTQKTSSSITIKKNLNSKLRDIMPCYKYSKVVRDIIGPKIQPYIGPGVSHSQPDDLAILETDENIHTKPIISGEKLAKPEYNSIMCTINKLNKMKKQKVITNIEHLPASYKYLINGKVSTALDFPLDEAVYKDLVDLSIDENQLPSRLTRSKDPEPRQKDVVPILSDFFTPVSTEEYCTPVSIKPRIPETVDSWNAFRISDQISEWKHILNHV, encoded by the exons atgtctaaggatacgaaaTTTTTTACGAGACCAAAAGTAAGATTTTGTCAACCGGATACTGGTAAATCGATaacaaaagaattaaaaagcTTGACTGATCAAAATGGTATTAAGGATAAGCCGAAAATCCTAAGTGTCGTAAGACTAGATAAACCTGTTAAATTAGTGAAATCGAATGAAATATCTGGCAATCAGGAAAATAAAAGTTCAAAGCTTGTTGATAATGCATCAAACTTCACATTACATGCTAATGCATCTCCTTGTTCAATTGGAACTTCGTCCTCTTTGGATAAAAACACTATCAAGACAGAAAATCAGAATCCTTTAAATGATGCTAACAACAGTCAGAATATTaaagcaaatattaaagaagtTAATATTCccaaaatttctattaaactTCCAAACAATGACATAACAGTTTCTACAGATTCTCCCATTGCACAAAGTGAAAGTTTAGACAAGACACTTAAATCAAAAAATTCTGATAAAATTAATGGTTCAAAGAAAGAGTACACTAAAGgtagaagagaaaaagaaaataaatcaacagttgttaaaaaaaatattaaaactgtAACTACAAAATCCACAGATTTAGACATTTTAAAACATAAGAATCGACTTTCTTCTGCTGGCACTGGTACAAAAAAGTTAAATGTCACACAGAAGACATCTAGTtcaattacaataaaaaagaatctAAATTCAAAACTTCGTGATATTATGCCATGTTATAAATACAGTAAAGTTGTAAGAGATATAATTGGTCCTAAAATACAACCATACATAGGTCCAGGAGTATCACACAGTCAGCCAGATGATTTAGCAATTTTAGAAACAGATGAAAACATTCATACAAAGCCAATTATTTCTGGAGAAAAATTGGCAAAACCAGAATATAATTCTATTATGTgtacaattaataaattaaataaaatgaagaaacaaaaagttATAACTAATATTGAACATTTACCAGcttcatataaatatcttataaatGGAAAG GTTTCTACTGCTTTAGATTTCCCTCTTGATGAAGCAGTTTACAAAGATTTGGTAGACTTATCCATAGATGAAAATCAATTGCCAAGCAGATTAACTCGTAGTAAAGATCCAGAGCCAAGACAAAAAGATGTTGTGCCAATACTCTCTGACTTTTTTACACCTGTATCTACTGAGGAATATTGTACTCCTGTTTCTATAAAACCACGAATTCCAGAAACTGTAGACAGTTGGAATGCCTTCAGAATAAGTGATCAAATAAGTGAATGGAAACACATTTTAAATCATGTATAA
- the LOC126873421 gene encoding activating signal cointegrator 1 complex subunit 2 has protein sequence MEPYENPDFLPLENLKLTIKTNGIVQKVDALSKIWASDHYFLHYEPPNIYNDDGSEIVGAKLRWIEIVNYMINDFKWLLSLPFYRFWSNIVFNTSVLDTLVSFLQDAPPFYALENFPNCPEMLELLETLSHYVLIIFARLVTNKESPEEYMNRPFLGNLLYEKYIFTVPIIFDLCQLYGRENAKIMERILNSLFALEPQYNNDLQRAVPCLIEAFENVERKFGSDSIYTNEAVSLSKQDTNSSKLTLFQLEDMILYVLDISSTVGVFLTNYSPAVSIFHTVDFMNKLVSVYENTIPEMYKILKNLAYNDENMPKYIELKHRLDVIRIEILKLFRIIIYEPILTIQENLSTIKEAEVKERVDEYLNLLTLAISEKEFITDYDQFYPVKLDLTILSNICPDADTIKCNYIVKSVNTIIGRPNIPDTSFSNKVNEPVAAAGPSGILSQTTISKNIKSSNEKRTVAKNSIELAVLISDVKDILNHLDEGFIETSLEYYNYDSAAVIHAVLEDSLPPELKELMELGPSALPTYTETSVKDVASGIERLDINMLDNLKGDNIYVKKSKEIIDIPKDYITKNYSLVEDVYDDEYDDTYDNSDIRGTQDDSTEADLRPFTIPRVLREKQKVETEEVETESEDEDVRNDQNGRDCFVQNPEEVRARAEQQRQMRSGRGAPNVIGNPKGQGQEKAVLYNRQQKNTKKAERANHNRRSGAQWKRNQGMVPS, from the exons ATGGAACCTTATGAG AATCCCGATTTTCTACCACtagaaaatttaaaactaACGATTAAAACCAATGGTATTGTCCAAAAGGTTGATGCTTTG AGTAAAATATGGGCAAGTGACCactattttttacattatgaACCTcctaatatatataatgatgATGGATCTGAAATTGTGGGAGCAAAACTACGATGGATAGAAATTGTCAATTATATGATCAATGATTTTAAATGGTTACTCAGCCTTCCATTTTATAG ATTTTGGTCAAATATTGTGTTTAATACTTCAGTATTAGATACATTGGTATCTTTTCTACAAGATGCACCGCCATTCTATGCtttagaaaattttccaaattgcCCAGAAATGTTAGAACTTCTAGAAACACTAAGTCACTATGTACTTATAATTTTTGCACGACTTGTCACAAATAAAGAAAGTCCTGAAGAATATATGAACCGTCCATTTCttggaaatttattatatgaaaaatacatatttacgGTACCCATCATCTTTGATCTTTGCCAACTTTATGGTcgagaaaatgcaaaaataatGGAAAGGATCTTAAACTCTTTATTTGCACTAGAACCGCAGTATAATAATGATCTTCAGAGAGCTGTTCCTTGTCTTATAGAG GCCTTTGAAAatgttgaaagaaaatttggTAGTGATTCTATATATACCAATGAAGCAGTTTCACTGTCAAAGCAGGATACTAATTCCTCGAAGCTTACATTATTCCAGTTGGAAGATATGATATTATATGTTCTAGATATATCATCAACTGTTGGTGtgtttttaacaaattattctCCAGCAGTGAGTATATTTCACACAGTGGATTTTATGAATAA ACTTGTTTCAGTATATGAAAACACAATACCTGagatgtataaaatattaaagaacTTAGCATATAATGATGAAAATATGCCgaaatatatagaattaaaGCATCGTCTGGATGTAATAAGGATTGAAATTTTGAAGCTTTttcgtattattatatatgaacCAATATTGACTATTCAAGAAAATTT AAGTACGATAAAGGAGGCAGAGGTAAAGGAACGGGTGGACGAATATCTTAATTTATTAACCTTAGCAATTTCtgaaaaagaatttattacaGATTATGATCAATTTTATCCTGTTAAATTAGATTTGACtatattatcgaatatttgTCCTGATGC TGATacaataaaatgtaattatattgTGAAATCAGTCAATACAATTATTGGAAGACCCAATATTCCAGATACTAGCTTTTCTAATAAAGTAAAT GAACCTGTAGCTGCAGCTGGACCTAGTGGTATTTTAAGTCAGACAACTATATCTAAAAACATAAAATCTTCAAATGAGAAACGAACTGTGGCAAAGAATTCTATTGAATTGGCTGTTCTTATTTCTGATgttaaagatattttaaatcatCTAGATGAAGGTTTTATTGag ACAAGTTTGGAGTATTACAATTATGATAGTGCAGCTGTGATACATGCCGTACTAGAAGATTCATTACCACCAGAATTAAAAGAATTGATGGAATTAGGGCCTAGTGCACTACCAACCTATACA GAAACTTCAGTTAAGGATGTAGCTAGTGGTATTGAAAGACTGGATATTAATATGCTTGATAATTTAAAGGGTGataatatatatgttaaaAAATCTAAAGAAATCATAGATATACCTAAAGATTACATAACTAAAAA TTACAGTCTCGTCGAAGATGTATACGATGACGAGTATGATGATACTTATGATAATAGCGATATACGTGGTACACAGGATGATTCGACCGAAGCAGATTTAAGACCCTTTACTATACCTAGa GTTCTTCGCGAGAAACAAAAGGTTGAAACTGAAGAAGTTGAAACGGAGTCAGAAGATGAAGATGTAAGGAATGACCAAAATGGGAGAGACTGCTTTGTACAAAATCCAGAAGAGGTACGTGCTAGAGCAGAACAACAAAGGCAAATGCGAAGTGGAAGAGGTGCACCGAATGTAATAG GTAATCCTAAAGGTCAAGGACAAGAGAAAGCTGTATTATATAATAGGCAGCAAAAGAACACCAAGAAGGCGGAACGCGCTAATCACAATCGTCGTTCTGGTGCCCAGTGGAAACGAAATCAAGGAATGGTTCCATCATAA